One window from the genome of Rhizobium sp. Pop5 encodes:
- the surE gene encoding 5'/3'-nucleotidase SurE: MKVLLTNDDGYQSPGVAAARDALIACGLQVLTVAPDGPRSGTSRSASFRKAITMTKAGGDDVNPIYVTNGTPTDCVRVAVLSGLASEVDAVVSGINEGANLGDDATYSSTLGSAIEGALLGFPALAASQQSRDGRFRLVDLTDYDFSCGARIMAELTRLMIRDRSKLPPRSVLNFNAPALPAGEIKIASLDRRVWDPSRIHSIETENGPGWLLFGTHPERDPIFEHRPGSDSWVLSQGHAALTPLNFEWTLPGARRGFARWTRSAVAELNEALASEQSGKELGS, translated from the coding sequence GTGAAAGTCCTGCTTACAAATGACGATGGTTACCAATCCCCCGGAGTTGCAGCGGCACGCGACGCGCTGATCGCCTGCGGCCTTCAGGTGCTGACGGTTGCGCCCGACGGCCCGCGGAGCGGTACGTCGAGATCCGCCTCGTTTCGCAAGGCGATTACGATGACCAAGGCCGGCGGTGACGACGTCAATCCGATTTATGTCACCAATGGTACCCCAACCGATTGCGTTCGCGTCGCGGTTCTTTCCGGCCTTGCTTCGGAAGTCGACGCCGTTGTGTCCGGCATCAACGAAGGTGCGAACCTCGGCGACGACGCCACCTATTCCAGCACGCTCGGATCTGCAATCGAAGGCGCCTTATTGGGCTTTCCAGCACTTGCCGCATCCCAGCAGTCCCGGGACGGCCGTTTCCGGCTGGTCGATCTGACCGACTACGATTTCAGCTGCGGCGCCCGGATCATGGCGGAACTTACCAGGCTGATGATCCGGGACCGGTCGAAGCTGCCGCCCCGATCGGTTTTGAACTTCAATGCGCCAGCCCTGCCAGCCGGCGAGATCAAGATCGCAAGTCTCGATCGCCGCGTCTGGGATCCATCTCGCATCCACTCGATCGAGACAGAGAACGGCCCCGGATGGCTGCTTTTCGGCACGCATCCTGAACGCGATCCGATTTTTGAGCATCGACCGGGATCCGATTCCTGGGTGCTGTCACAGGGCCATGCGGCGCTGACGCCCCTCAACTTCGAATGGACCTTGCCCGGCGCGCGACGCGGGTTCGCCAGATGGACGCGCTCCGCTGTTGCTGAGCTCAATGAAGCGCTCGCTTCCGAGCAATCGGGAAAGGAGCTGGGATCATGA
- a CDS encoding alpha/beta hydrolase, giving the protein MREDVTFWSEGDRLQGWFYRPTKDASSFPTVILSHGFSAVKEQYLDRYAEVFAAHGLGALVYDHGCFGESEGEPRYEVDPERQRRGYRDAITFVQTLDGPDPERVGLWGTSYSGGHVLVVAAQDRRVKAVVAQVPTISGSKVAVRRATSPQAAQLRKSLSDDRIARVLGKGRAYVDVVTSDPQRPCALPGADSYEYFSRSHTMAANWNPQVTLRSLELARANEPGAFVRLISPTPLLMIVAENDHLTPTDLALDAFDRAGEPKALEVLPGGHFAPYTDLFERSSRVAAEWLIEQLSGRPQVP; this is encoded by the coding sequence ATGCGTGAGGACGTGACTTTCTGGTCAGAGGGAGACAGACTACAGGGCTGGTTCTACAGGCCAACGAAAGACGCCTCTTCCTTTCCGACGGTCATCTTAAGTCACGGGTTTTCGGCCGTGAAAGAGCAATATCTCGACAGATACGCCGAGGTATTTGCCGCACACGGGTTGGGAGCCCTGGTTTATGATCACGGATGCTTCGGCGAGAGCGAAGGTGAACCGCGATACGAAGTTGATCCGGAACGACAGCGGCGGGGCTATCGCGACGCCATAACCTTTGTCCAAACTCTGGACGGCCCAGACCCAGAGCGTGTCGGCCTATGGGGTACGAGCTACAGCGGCGGACATGTCCTGGTGGTCGCGGCTCAGGATCGGCGTGTAAAAGCAGTGGTCGCCCAGGTTCCGACAATCAGTGGATCAAAAGTTGCCGTTCGCCGCGCGACATCCCCGCAAGCTGCGCAACTGAGGAAAAGTCTTTCGGACGATCGTATAGCTCGAGTGCTCGGTAAGGGGAGAGCATATGTCGATGTCGTCACAAGCGATCCCCAACGACCGTGCGCTTTGCCTGGAGCCGACAGCTACGAGTATTTTAGCCGTTCTCACACGATGGCGGCAAACTGGAACCCGCAGGTGACGCTGCGGAGTCTTGAATTAGCAAGGGCAAACGAGCCCGGCGCTTTTGTCAGGCTAATCAGCCCGACGCCACTGCTGATGATCGTTGCGGAAAACGACCACCTCACCCCAACCGACCTGGCATTGGACGCATTTGACAGAGCCGGAGAGCCAAAAGCTTTGGAAGTTCTGCCCGGCGGTCATTTCGCGCCATACACGGACCTGTTCGAGCGCTCCAGTCGCGTCGCAGCCGAATGGCTTATTGAACAGCTTTCCGGAAGACCGCAGGTGCCCTGA
- a CDS encoding SDR family NAD(P)-dependent oxidoreductase, producing MSDGENKKASPRETAVVTGAASGIGAAVARRFLERGANVFMLDRNLDGLRTVSSDADGCGGTVNTFQADVIDGARLGEIFAEINRLGGIDHVVHCAGVARLGTVTEMDESTFDLVMNVNLKGTFLLAKHAMPCLVSRKGSFTAIASDAGTQGASGYAAYCASKHGMVGLIKSMALDHGPQGVRCNAICPGFVQTPMLDQLFADSPSDRGFYKRSVPLGRFARPEDVAELAGFIASPAGAYLNGAVIALDGGSTAGYFSGA from the coding sequence ATGAGCGACGGCGAGAACAAGAAAGCTTCACCGCGCGAAACCGCTGTCGTCACAGGTGCCGCGTCGGGCATTGGTGCTGCTGTGGCACGGCGGTTTTTGGAACGCGGGGCGAACGTTTTCATGCTCGACCGAAACCTCGACGGCCTTCGAACCGTGTCGTCAGATGCGGATGGCTGCGGCGGAACGGTGAACACATTCCAGGCGGATGTCATCGACGGCGCAAGGCTCGGAGAGATCTTTGCCGAGATTAACCGCCTCGGGGGCATCGACCACGTCGTTCATTGTGCCGGTGTGGCGCGGCTCGGAACCGTCACCGAAATGGATGAGTCGACCTTTGACCTCGTAATGAACGTCAATCTCAAGGGTACTTTCTTGCTGGCCAAGCATGCGATGCCCTGTCTCGTGAGCCGAAAAGGAAGCTTCACCGCGATCGCATCCGACGCGGGCACACAGGGCGCATCGGGCTATGCCGCATATTGCGCAAGCAAGCACGGCATGGTGGGCTTGATCAAGTCGATGGCATTGGACCATGGGCCGCAGGGTGTCCGGTGCAACGCGATCTGCCCGGGTTTCGTTCAAACTCCGATGCTGGATCAACTGTTTGCCGACAGCCCTTCCGATCGCGGCTTCTACAAAAGAAGCGTCCCGTTGGGACGATTTGCGCGACCCGAGGATGTTGCCGAACTGGCGGGATTCATTGCATCGCCAGCTGGCGCCTATCTGAACGGGGCGGTCATCGCGCTGGATGGAGGCTCCACAGCGGGATATTTCAGCGGCGCTTGA
- a CDS encoding phosphotransferase, which yields MIPAASSTNSGSGDLQARCVFEDDVPDLVRNTAVNLLDQWRFLPGESDIRFSILPGGANNINLVLRQADRKWALKIREPDASFAGTSVTAAVEAQAMAASFGLAPAVIAKCLPEGHFMSEFVEGETLRPQHIRHPSMAPRIVDTLKQLHAHHFSPRKFDIFDDLRGFMAGAAKLGGSYPASYAALWEIAQRFESILAGANAPVGFGHNDLVPQNFIACSDRVKMVDFDYAGEALLAIDLASVTSQAEMSDDETTTFLRLYDPNLDRNQIARVQVLRFVNALREVAWAAMAEPFMAAKTTLLDGWSYRSHADVNIRLAEALIRENPADELASKAGFVRPGALF from the coding sequence ACGAACTCAGGATCCGGTGACCTTCAGGCTCGATGTGTATTCGAGGACGACGTGCCCGACCTTGTGCGGAACACCGCTGTCAATCTTCTCGATCAATGGCGTTTCCTGCCCGGCGAAAGCGACATACGCTTCTCGATCCTGCCGGGCGGCGCAAACAATATCAACCTCGTGCTCAGACAAGCCGACAGGAAATGGGCGCTGAAGATTCGTGAGCCCGATGCATCGTTTGCGGGCACATCAGTGACCGCCGCTGTCGAGGCCCAAGCCATGGCGGCGAGTTTCGGGTTGGCGCCCGCCGTCATAGCCAAATGTCTGCCCGAAGGACACTTCATGTCCGAATTCGTGGAGGGGGAAACGTTGCGCCCGCAGCACATCCGACATCCTTCCATGGCGCCGAGGATCGTCGATACGCTGAAGCAACTTCACGCGCATCACTTCTCGCCCAGAAAATTTGACATTTTCGACGATCTGCGAGGCTTCATGGCGGGAGCCGCCAAGCTGGGAGGCTCCTATCCCGCATCCTACGCGGCGCTTTGGGAAATTGCCCAACGCTTCGAATCCATTCTCGCTGGAGCGAACGCGCCTGTCGGCTTCGGCCACAACGATCTCGTGCCGCAGAACTTCATCGCATGTTCGGACCGCGTGAAGATGGTCGATTTCGACTACGCTGGCGAAGCCCTGCTCGCGATAGATCTTGCAAGCGTAACCTCGCAAGCGGAAATGTCCGACGACGAAACCACGACGTTTCTGCGGCTCTATGACCCGAACCTCGATAGGAACCAGATCGCCCGCGTACAGGTCCTTCGTTTTGTGAACGCGTTGCGGGAGGTGGCTTGGGCCGCGATGGCGGAGCCGTTCATGGCAGCGAAGACGACTCTGCTGGACGGTTGGAGCTATCGCTCCCATGCGGATGTGAACATTCGGCTGGCCGAGGCTCTCATTCGCGAAAACCCCGCCGACGAACTTGCTTCCAAGGCAGGATTTGTCAGGCCCGGGGCTTTGTTCTGA
- a CDS encoding FAD-binding oxidoreductase produces MSPRIAIIGAGVAGCGAALRAAQLHAKDVVVLEKGTPASGSSGRSAGVYNTQTLDPLQIEIRIRSREILFQLERNRGLPLARIGNIRIATTEADIPKLESALAAIKSFGADDTRILSQKELQALVPDLRCDDVVAGLYGVNDGHLDGHLLCSALIDEARDLGAKVMNNAEVLAYEKRGSTHVLSTTRGKIECDVVINAAGAWAGHVGNLLGHAAPIKPEVHEVIIVKLPRKLDYVVPMCNFYMPGQNGAGIYFRQDGEDSLIAGLHTYYSVEGHEVSDPDSYSPPDGDDYFLEVAQLVSDRLRIDDLGFKNGWHGLYPLSADGEFQIGPYAADPSVIVVAGMGGTGVTSGALTGALAAEWAILGKPATVPDAVKLLPDRLSRAA; encoded by the coding sequence ATGTCGCCACGTATCGCCATTATTGGAGCGGGTGTCGCAGGCTGCGGAGCCGCGCTGAGAGCTGCACAACTGCATGCCAAGGACGTCGTCGTTCTGGAAAAAGGCACGCCGGCCTCCGGATCCTCTGGCCGCTCGGCAGGGGTTTACAACACACAGACGCTCGATCCTTTGCAGATCGAGATCCGCATCCGTTCGAGGGAAATTCTGTTCCAGCTGGAACGCAACCGCGGTCTGCCGCTGGCCCGCATCGGCAATATCCGCATTGCGACGACGGAAGCCGACATTCCCAAACTCGAATCCGCACTCGCCGCGATCAAGAGCTTCGGCGCGGACGATACGCGGATCTTGTCGCAAAAGGAGCTGCAGGCTCTCGTTCCCGACCTGCGCTGCGATGACGTCGTCGCCGGCCTTTACGGCGTCAACGACGGTCATCTCGACGGTCATCTCCTTTGCTCCGCGCTGATCGATGAAGCACGCGATCTCGGCGCGAAGGTAATGAACAATGCGGAGGTGCTTGCCTATGAAAAGCGTGGATCGACCCATGTACTGTCAACCACGCGCGGGAAGATCGAATGCGACGTGGTGATCAATGCCGCAGGCGCCTGGGCGGGGCACGTTGGCAATTTGCTGGGACATGCAGCACCTATCAAGCCCGAGGTGCACGAGGTGATCATCGTCAAGCTGCCGCGTAAGCTCGATTACGTCGTTCCCATGTGCAACTTCTATATGCCTGGCCAGAACGGCGCCGGTATCTATTTCAGGCAAGACGGCGAGGATTCGCTGATTGCCGGGCTTCACACCTACTATTCGGTCGAAGGCCACGAAGTCAGTGACCCCGACTCCTATAGCCCGCCGGATGGCGACGACTATTTTCTCGAGGTAGCGCAACTCGTCAGCGATCGGCTGCGGATCGACGACCTCGGCTTCAAAAACGGCTGGCATGGCCTCTATCCCTTGAGCGCCGACGGGGAGTTCCAAATCGGTCCCTACGCAGCCGATCCCTCCGTCATCGTCGTCGCCGGCATGGGTGGCACGGGAGTAACGAGCGGTGCGCTGACCGGAGCCCTTGCTGCCGAGTGGGCGATACTCGGCAAGCCGGCCACCGTTCCCGATGCCGTGAAGCTTCTGCCCGACAGGCTGTCGCGGGCCGCTTGA
- a CDS encoding electron transfer flavoprotein subunit alpha/FixB family protein → MTILLLADHDGHHLSDQTAKALTAASQIGGDVHVLVAGKAAKAAADQAAKLSGVSKVLLAESDALANNLAEPLADLIVSLAGSYDTIVSAATSVGKTVLPRVAALLDVAQVSEIIEVISPDTFKRPIYAGNAIQTVQVTDAKKVITVRTASFSPASQGVSAAVEEISTAAFSSDLSAFVSNALSSSDRPELTSAKIIISGGRALGSAEKFREVILPVADKLGAAVGASRAAVDAGYAPNDWQVGQTGKVVAPDLYIAAGISGAIQHLAGMKDSKVIVAINKDEEAPIFQVADYGLVADLFDALPELERAL, encoded by the coding sequence ATGACCATTCTTCTTCTGGCCGACCATGACGGCCATCATCTCTCCGACCAGACCGCCAAGGCGCTGACGGCGGCCTCCCAGATCGGCGGCGACGTGCATGTGCTGGTCGCCGGCAAGGCCGCCAAGGCGGCGGCCGATCAGGCGGCAAAACTCTCCGGCGTCTCCAAGGTGCTGCTCGCCGAAAGCGACGCGCTTGCCAACAATCTCGCCGAGCCGCTCGCCGATCTGATCGTCTCGCTCGCCGGCTCCTATGATACGATCGTCTCTGCCGCCACCTCGGTCGGCAAGACCGTGCTGCCGCGGGTCGCCGCCCTGCTCGACGTCGCCCAGGTCTCCGAGATCATCGAAGTCATCTCCCCCGACACTTTTAAACGGCCGATCTATGCCGGCAACGCCATCCAGACCGTGCAGGTGACCGATGCCAAGAAGGTCATCACCGTGCGCACCGCATCCTTTTCCCCCGCCTCCCAAGGCGTATCTGCTGCCGTTGAGGAGATCTCAACGGCAGCCTTTTCTTCTGATCTTTCGGCGTTTGTCTCCAACGCGCTGTCGTCGTCGGACCGTCCGGAACTGACCTCGGCGAAGATCATCATCTCCGGCGGCCGGGCGCTCGGCTCTGCCGAGAAGTTCAGGGAAGTCATCCTGCCGGTCGCCGACAAGCTCGGTGCTGCCGTCGGCGCAAGCCGTGCGGCCGTCGATGCTGGTTACGCCCCGAATGACTGGCAGGTCGGTCAGACTGGCAAGGTGGTCGCCCCCGATCTCTACATCGCCGCCGGCATCTCAGGCGCCATCCAGCATCTGGCCGGCATGAAGGATTCGAAAGTGATCGTCGCGATCAACAAGGACGAGGAGGCGCCGATCTTCCAGGTCGCCGACTACGGCCTCGTCGCCGATCTCTTCGACGCCCTGCCGGAACTCGAGCGTGCGCTTTAG
- a CDS encoding SDR family NAD(P)-dependent oxidoreductase yields the protein MMRELEGKVALVTGGGRGIGAGIAGGLAQAGATVALMGRTRAPLDETAAHIQAGGGRASVHIGSVSNPDEVERVLDDVLAAHGRLEIIVNNAGIVDEADFLDISLEGWNKTIGTDLTGAFLVTQRAARRMRGTGGGSVVNIASIDANGYDGPQGSYVAAKAGLVGLTKNAAVELAQHGIRVNSVSPGWTRTPMVEEFVSEKALQHMMTDFQRVPMKRLVEIPELANAVVFLVSDKASAITGIDLPVDCGTLATLYVHETIRPLF from the coding sequence ATGATGCGAGAGCTTGAAGGAAAGGTTGCCCTTGTTACCGGCGGCGGCCGGGGAATTGGCGCCGGCATTGCTGGGGGCCTGGCTCAGGCCGGTGCAACGGTGGCCCTCATGGGACGCACCCGAGCTCCGCTTGACGAGACTGCCGCGCATATTCAGGCGGGCGGCGGGAGAGCTTCCGTTCATATCGGAAGCGTCAGTAATCCCGACGAAGTCGAACGCGTGCTTGATGATGTACTGGCCGCACATGGTAGGCTGGAGATCATTGTCAACAATGCCGGCATCGTTGACGAAGCGGATTTCCTCGATATCTCGCTCGAGGGCTGGAACAAGACCATCGGCACAGATCTGACCGGAGCGTTCCTGGTGACCCAGCGGGCCGCACGCAGGATGCGCGGCACAGGCGGCGGTTCCGTGGTCAACATCGCCTCGATTGACGCCAATGGCTACGACGGTCCTCAGGGTTCGTATGTCGCCGCGAAGGCGGGCCTTGTGGGCTTGACGAAGAATGCTGCGGTCGAGCTCGCGCAACACGGTATCCGGGTGAATTCAGTCAGCCCGGGCTGGACGCGCACTCCAATGGTCGAGGAATTCGTGTCTGAGAAGGCACTTCAGCACATGATGACCGACTTTCAGCGCGTGCCCATGAAGCGGCTTGTCGAAATCCCTGAGCTCGCCAACGCTGTCGTCTTTCTTGTCTCTGACAAGGCTTCCGCGATTACCGGAATCGACTTGCCGGTCGACTGCGGAACGCTGGCGACGCTCTACGTCCACGAAACCATCCGGCCCTTGTTCTGA
- a CDS encoding electron transfer flavoprotein subunit beta/FixA family protein yields MKVLVTVKRVVDYNVKIRVKSDGTGVELANVKMSMNPFDEISVEEALRLKEAGKAEEVVVVSIGPAKAEETLRTALAMGADRAVLVETDDQVEPLAVAKILKGVADAEQPGLIIVGKQAIDDDSNQTGQMLAALLGSAQATFASKIEIGEGSAKVTREVDGGLQTIEIKLPAVVTTDLRLNEPRYASLPNIMKAKKKPLDKKSPDDFGVSTTPRLKVLKTEEPSGRKAGVKVKSVAELVDRLKNEADVL; encoded by the coding sequence GTGAAAGTTCTCGTCACAGTAAAGCGCGTCGTCGACTACAACGTGAAGATCCGCGTGAAGTCTGATGGCACAGGCGTCGAGCTCGCGAACGTCAAGATGTCGATGAACCCGTTCGACGAGATCTCGGTGGAAGAGGCGCTGCGGCTGAAGGAAGCCGGCAAGGCCGAGGAAGTGGTGGTCGTCTCGATCGGCCCGGCCAAGGCCGAGGAGACGCTGAGGACCGCACTTGCCATGGGTGCCGACCGGGCGGTGCTGGTCGAGACCGACGATCAAGTCGAGCCGCTGGCCGTCGCCAAGATCCTCAAGGGTGTGGCCGATGCCGAGCAGCCGGGCCTGATCATCGTCGGCAAGCAGGCGATCGACGACGATTCGAACCAGACCGGCCAGATGCTGGCGGCATTGCTCGGTTCGGCGCAGGCGACCTTCGCCTCGAAGATCGAGATCGGTGAGGGAAGCGCCAAGGTCACCCGCGAGGTCGACGGCGGCCTGCAGACGATCGAGATCAAGCTGCCGGCGGTGGTGACCACCGATCTCAGGCTCAATGAGCCGCGTTATGCCTCGCTGCCGAACATCATGAAGGCGAAGAAGAAGCCGCTCGACAAGAAGTCGCCTGATGATTTCGGCGTCTCCACCACGCCGCGGCTGAAGGTGCTGAAGACCGAGGAACCCAGCGGCCGCAAGGCCGGCGTCAAGGTCAAGTCGGTCGCCGAACTGGTCGACAGACTGAAGAACGAAGCCGACGTGCTGTAA
- a CDS encoding saccharopine dehydrogenase family protein, protein MARQWKTIVIGAGGSQAQAMLRGIARADATEGWLAIDRAWRPQTRAATEEMGFAVQELNPLEQPETLHRLLETTRLVVNMAGPYYKTGFAILDAAIETGTDYLDICDDADITLPMLERDARAKQAGISALIGMGSSPGTTNILIRSAVDHLGPVDDVDIYWTVDVADLTEAAIRHFWHCFNLVDADGTIHEVTGWDGLERRQVEFPAPVGLQTVVRLAHPEPLTVPRFLPVKRASNFGSLNPEEALVTAWALAHIADEQRSNGELTDPAASLFRYYRERRVGAPRIGSGMIIDVHTAGSGLRFAAGSDGGMDDSTGIPAAAGALLMLDGKINRRGAFAPEVVHPADFFEVLRRVSTGGGGLSLFRLEGGVATERLRIRDLVAGEIGQREVA, encoded by the coding sequence ATGGCCCGGCAGTGGAAGACAATTGTAATCGGTGCAGGCGGGTCGCAGGCACAAGCGATGTTGCGCGGTATCGCACGTGCCGACGCGACTGAGGGCTGGCTTGCGATCGATCGCGCTTGGCGGCCGCAGACACGTGCTGCAACTGAAGAGATGGGCTTTGCCGTTCAGGAACTGAACCCGCTCGAACAACCGGAAACTCTGCACAGGCTGTTAGAAACGACCCGCCTTGTGGTGAACATGGCTGGACCTTACTACAAGACCGGCTTTGCCATCCTCGACGCCGCCATCGAAACCGGGACCGACTATCTCGATATCTGCGACGATGCGGACATTACCCTCCCTATGCTCGAGCGGGACGCCCGCGCCAAACAGGCCGGCATTTCCGCCCTCATCGGAATGGGCTCCTCCCCCGGAACGACGAACATCCTGATCCGAAGTGCTGTCGACCATCTCGGCCCAGTCGACGACGTTGACATCTACTGGACGGTCGACGTCGCGGATCTGACCGAGGCCGCAATCCGGCACTTCTGGCATTGCTTCAATCTGGTTGATGCGGACGGCACAATACATGAAGTGACGGGCTGGGATGGCCTGGAGCGTCGGCAGGTCGAGTTCCCGGCGCCGGTCGGCCTGCAGACGGTCGTCAGGCTCGCCCATCCGGAGCCGTTGACGGTGCCGCGTTTTCTTCCGGTCAAGCGTGCCTCCAATTTCGGTAGCCTCAATCCGGAAGAGGCGCTCGTCACCGCCTGGGCGCTCGCACATATTGCCGATGAACAACGCTCCAATGGAGAACTGACCGATCCCGCGGCCAGCCTTTTCCGCTATTACAGGGAAAGGCGCGTTGGAGCACCACGGATTGGCAGCGGCATGATTATCGACGTGCACACGGCTGGCTCCGGTCTGAGGTTTGCAGCCGGCAGCGACGGTGGGATGGACGATTCCACGGGAATTCCGGCCGCAGCCGGCGCGTTGTTGATGCTCGATGGAAAGATCAACCGCCGGGGCGCCTTTGCGCCGGAAGTGGTGCACCCCGCCGACTTTTTTGAAGTGCTGCGACGCGTGAGCACGGGCGGCGGCGGCTTGTCTCTGTTCAGACTTGAGGGCGGCGTCGCGACGGAACGGTTGAGAATCCGCGATCTGGTGGCGGGAGAAATTGGCCAGAGGGAGGTAGCATGA
- a CDS encoding SDR family NAD(P)-dependent oxidoreductase has protein sequence MNDNFCVVISGAGGEMGRALASRFARDGHDIVLIDRDVAEFGPIEEELRRAGAARVFSLAADQTDPDALEKAVSEIGDCFGAIGTFVANAGFARFGGFLETSRKVWDLHVDINLNGTFHLCQSVARNMVAGGKGGSITLISSCLAQFHADQTGAYSATKAALLMLTRTMAAELGIYRIRTNSVLPGVVETAMTRPMLDVPGCRETLLQETPAGRLGRPEDVAEAVAFLASPAAGFITGASLLVDGGQSIYGQPQWVRQDRSTPGEPKWLSTADGSPA, from the coding sequence ATGAACGACAATTTCTGCGTGGTGATCAGCGGTGCCGGCGGCGAGATGGGCCGGGCGCTGGCCAGCCGATTTGCTCGCGACGGACATGATATCGTCTTGATCGATCGTGATGTCGCCGAATTTGGTCCAATCGAGGAGGAGTTGCGTCGAGCCGGCGCCGCAAGGGTTTTTTCCTTGGCTGCCGATCAGACGGATCCGGACGCGCTCGAAAAAGCCGTTTCTGAGATCGGCGATTGTTTCGGGGCCATAGGAACTTTTGTCGCAAATGCTGGCTTCGCGAGATTTGGCGGGTTCCTCGAAACATCCAGAAAGGTGTGGGATCTCCATGTCGACATCAATCTCAACGGCACCTTTCATCTCTGCCAGTCAGTCGCACGCAATATGGTCGCAGGGGGCAAGGGAGGGAGCATAACTCTGATTTCATCCTGCCTTGCTCAGTTCCACGCGGACCAGACCGGCGCATACAGCGCGACCAAGGCTGCGCTCCTGATGTTGACCAGGACCATGGCAGCGGAGCTCGGGATCTACCGCATTAGGACGAACTCCGTCCTTCCCGGCGTCGTGGAAACCGCGATGACCCGTCCGATGCTGGATGTTCCCGGCTGCCGGGAAACATTGCTGCAGGAGACGCCGGCAGGGCGCCTCGGTAGACCGGAAGACGTTGCGGAGGCCGTCGCGTTTCTGGCAAGCCCAGCCGCTGGTTTCATAACGGGGGCATCGCTGCTCGTTGACGGCGGGCAGTCCATTTATGGCCAACCGCAATGGGTTCGCCAGGATCGTTCGACGCCGGGAGAGCCAAAATGGCTGTCCACTGCAGACGGTTCGCCAGCATGA